Proteins encoded by one window of Branchiostoma floridae strain S238N-H82 chromosome 6, Bfl_VNyyK, whole genome shotgun sequence:
- the LOC118417316 gene encoding phosphatidylinositol glycan anchor biosynthesis class U protein-like, which translates to MSAEARADQRRVRPVPKAIKYLFGLGLGARAVLMSSHLAGWLQDRLELASPVTSWTRMTEGLSLLDHGISPYEGDMFHETPLVLMLFYCLNKIWSGLIPIFFLLVDCITACLLHEVGSNVCRHLLEKQGRHVKTYSTDSMSLLLTGKQLNSVPRLMMGTYLCNPLTIASCAAFSTTGVHNLAIAAALLGAVKGKRLVATLATAVASYQCVYPEIFIIPVAMYIAQLEQGSRFSFSHVDSRLSMLQTAGSHFAWLGFLWSLSYLPFGSMDWLYSTRGFV; encoded by the exons ATGTCTGCCGAAGCTCGGGCCGACCAGCGGCGGGTCCGCCCCGTCCCCAAGGCGATCAAGTACCTGTTCGGGCTGGGGCTGGGGGCCAGGGCCGTGCTCATGTCGTCTCACCTGGCGGGGTGGCTACAGGACAG GCTGGAACTCGCCTCACCTGTAACGTCATGGACACGCa TGACTGAAGGCCTGAGTCTGCTGGACCATGGGATCTCACCTTACGAAGGGGACATGTTTCACGAG ACTCCACTGGTGCTGATGCTGTTCTACTGTCTCAACAAGATCTGGAGTGGACTCATCCCCATCTTCTTCCTG CTGGTGGACTGTATAACAGCCTGTTTGCTGCACGAGGTCGGCTCGAACGTCTGCAGACACCTG ctggAGAAACAGGGCAGACATGTGAAGACCTACTCCACTGACTCCATGTCGCTGCTGCTGACGGGGAAACAGCTGAACAGTGTTCCCAGGCTCATGATGGGCAC GTACCTGTGTAACCCGCTGACCATCGCCTCCTGTGCAGCCTTCTCCACCACAGGTGTGCACAACCTGGCCATCGCTGCCGCTCTGCTAGGGGCCGTCAAAG gaaagCGACTGGTGGCCACCCTCGCCACAGCTGTGGCCTCGTACCAGTGTGTCTATCCAGAAATCTTCATCATTCCCGTAGCCATGTACATCGCACAG CTAGAACAGGGCAGTCGTTTCTCCTTCAGCCACGTGGACAGTCGCCTGTCCATGCTGCAGACAGCAGGCAGCCACTTCGCCTGGCTGGGGTTCCTGTGGAGCCTGTCGTACCTGCCGTTTGGGTCCATGGACTGGCTCTACTCCACAAGGGGGTTTGTGTAA